In the Carassius gibelio isolate Cgi1373 ecotype wild population from Czech Republic chromosome A2, carGib1.2-hapl.c, whole genome shotgun sequence genome, one interval contains:
- the LOC128027065 gene encoding rho guanine nucleotide exchange factor 4-like isoform X7, whose product MGFQDADITVQLISDGSVCAEALWDHVTMDDQELGFKAGDVIEVVDATNKEWWWGRVLDSEGWFPASFVRLRVNQDEPMDEYLAHLDVASEGGGASMGDPLGPGLPCKEQMRANVINEIMSTERDYIKHLKDICEGYIKQCRKRTDMFTEEQLRTIFGNIDELYRFQKKFLKALEKKFNKDHPHLSEIGSCFLEQQTNFQIYSEYCNNHPNACVQISKLMKIKKYVFFFEACRLLQKMIDISLDGFLLTPVQKICKYPLQLAELLKYTNPQHRDYKDVEAALNAMKNVARLINERKRRLENIDKIAQWQSSIEDWEGEDILSRSSDLIFSGDLTKISQPQAKGQQRMFFLFDHQLVFCKKDLLRRDMLYYKGRLDMDQMQVVDVEDGKDKDFNASVKNALKLCSPGGEEVHLLCAKKPEQKQRWLRAFADEREQVQHDLETGFTITDVQKKQAMLNASKSHPTGKPKAVTRPYYDFLLRQKHPNLPTSLPQQQVIMLAEPKRKTSNFWHNIGRLTPFKK is encoded by the exons ATGGGTTTTCAGGATGCAGACATCACAGTGCAG CTGATCAGTGATGGCAGTGTGTGTGCCGAGGCTCTATGGGACCATGTCACCATGGACGACCAAGAGCTGGGCTTCAAAGCTGGAGACGTCATCGAAGTAGTGGACGCCACAAACAAGGAGTGGTGGTGGGGCCGGGTGCTGGACAGCGAGGGCTGGTTCCCCGCCAGCTTCGTTCGG TTACGGGTGAATCAAGATGAGCCCATGGATGAATACTTAGCCCATCTGGACGTTGCCTCGGAAGGGGGTGGGGCCAGCATGGGGGACCCCTTAGGGCCCGGTCTGCCCTGCAAGGAGCAGATGAGAGCCAACGTCATCAATGAGATCATGAGCACAGAGAGGGATTACATCAAACACCTAAAGGACATCTGTGAG GGCTATATAAAACAGTGTCGGAAGAGGACAGACATGTTTACAGAGGAGCAACTGCGCACTATCTTTGGGAACATTGATGAGCTCTACCGCTTCCAGAAGAAGTTCCTCAAAGCCTTGGAGAAGAAATTTAACAAAGACCACCCTCACCTCAGCGAGATTGGCTCCTGCTTCTTAGAGCAG CAAACAAACTTCCAGATCTACTCCGAGTATTGCAACAACCACCCCAATGCCTGCGTGCAGATCTCCAAACTGATGAAGATCAAGAAGTACGTGTTCTTCTTTGAGGCATGTCGTCTGCTCCAGAAGATGATCGACATTTCCTTGGATGGATTCTTGCTTACTCCTGTTCAGAAGATCTGCAAGTATCCCCTGCAGCTGGCTGAACTGCTGAAGTACACCAACCCACAGCACAG AGATTATAAGGATGTGGAAGCTGCCTTAAACGCAATGAAGAACGTGGCCCGACTGATCAATGAGAGAAAGAGGCGTCTGGAGAATATTGACAAAATTGCTCAGTGGCAGAGCTCCATAGAGGACTGGGAG GGCGAAGACATCTTGAGCAGGAGCTCCGATCTGATTTTCTCAGGAGACCTGACCAAGATCTCCCAGCCACAGGCCAAGGGCCAGCAGCGAATGTTCTTTCTCTTTGACCACCAACTGGTTTTCTGTAAAAAG GATCTGCTTCGGAGGGACATGCTGTACTACAAGGGGCGATTAGACATGGATCAGATGCAAGTGGTGGATGTAGAGGACGGGAAGGATAAGGACTTTAACGCGAGTGTAAAGAATGCCTTGAAATTATGTTCTCCTGGGGGAGAGGAGGTCCACCTACTGTGTGCCAAGAAACCCGAGCAGAAGCAGCGCTGGCTGCGAGCCTTTGCAGACGAACGGGAACAGGTCCAGCATGACCTCGAGACAG GTTTTACGATCACAGATGTCCAGAAGAAGCAGGCCATGCTGAATGCATCTAAAAGTCACCCAACAGGGAAGCCCAAAG CTGTGACCAGGCCCTACTATGACTTCCTGCTGCGTCAGAAGCACCCAAATCTTCCCACCTCCCTGCCCCAGCAGCAGGTCATCATGCTGGCCGAACCCAAACGCAAGACCTCCAATTTCTGGCACAATATCGGACGCTTGACACCGTTCAAAAAATGA